One Coffea arabica cultivar ET-39 chromosome 5e, Coffea Arabica ET-39 HiFi, whole genome shotgun sequence DNA segment encodes these proteins:
- the LOC140006584 gene encoding probable disease resistance protein At1g61300: protein MELTGKLIEKLADWALDKGTKLYYLVDNLRSLEAKLQRLSKRKIDFESKVKDAERSGTKKRKREVENWFDEVANIENEFGALETSIQEGGFLENAISSGKRVEKMDEIVEQLMVQSDSDHFGELCLEASESRGEPREITELFGEMFRKGVETITAWLDTSEILRIGIWGMGGVGKTTLADHIHDHLLKNTQSKVYWISVSQDFTVKRLQGDVAKRLGLDLSDVDDEKVRARRLRDAFKKMEEMVVLMLDDVWEYFCLDSLGIDARNCRLILTTRSLEVCNQMRCQSKFELKTLDTEEAWGLFERTLGSETLLDGDLKDTAKSVAKRYDGLPLGIVTVAGSMKGVNEMCEWRNALEDLKACSVGHDKMEKKVFRILEWSFNRLNKCERNCFLYCCLYPEDSDIKREELIDLFIGVELMSKRESWSKAVDQGQTILNKLIKVCLLEKTTDFIGVDCVKMHDLVRDMAIRITHGNSKPERSRDDVPRFLVKSLRQEDSKVTTMEQEEWTQDLHAVSFYSDIFPRIKIEIPPDWSPNCPKLSTLLLSDVSIEEIPDSFFRHMCGLKVLNLSRCEGITKLPNSVSDLVNLTALILRGCICLRSVPPLGKLKQLRDLDLSRTKIEDLPKGWESLVNLERFNLDECEFLSQKKIPKGTFSQFHRLQRLLLPPYGSVQVNDPEVLNQLEIFEGCLSLTDFYKITWWPKYYRVYINDILTKDRKGRIYCRNPKQLYFHQCKLGRGSNYLPDDMEVLTIKDCEGMGIRCLSDVFKNFINLNHLSQLTIVDLVGIELLQLSSAAPHDQLEVSSFSPLRGPKMLILIRLPNLVGLFYGESEPYLLPAGTFSSLKALSISKCHNMKQLFTVQLLQSLQNLETLTVEDCGGLEEIAADGDGVGQGGGEGIQLTSSEGATATVILPKLRRLRLDNLPQLKNICKAAMIYKSIEVIVIFNCPNLKRLPSFLSTIDGPPYLPPAGTFSSLKKLSISGYHDMKQLFTVQLLQSLQNLEELHVYNCEGLEEIAADGNGAGQGGGEGTQLTSSEGGTATVTLPKLRWLNLENLPQLKSICKAAMICDSISEINIFGCPNLKRLPLFLSTIDGPPSLPSTLRKIRGDKEWWESLEWDNLCAKKALGPFFTIDRWDW from the coding sequence ATGGAGCTCACTGGAAAATTAATAGAGAAACTTGCGGATTGGGCACTCGACAAAGGAACGAAGTTGTACTATTTGGTTGATAATCTAAGGTCGCTCGAAGCGAAGTTGCAAAGATtaagcaaaaggaaaattgaCTTCGAGTCGAAAGTGAAAGATGCAGAAAGATCAGgtactaagaaaaggaaaagggaggtTGAGAATTGGTTTGATGAGGTAGCAAACATAGAGAATGAATTCGGTGCATTGGAAACGAGCATACAAGAGGGTGGATTTCTAGAAAATGCAATTAGCAGTGGGAAAAGAGTGGAGAAAATGGACGAGATTGTAGAGCAACTGATGGTGCAAAGTGATAGTGATCATTTTGGTGAGCTTTGCCTTGAGGCTTCTGAGAGCAGAGGTGAGCCGCGAGAAATAACAGAATTATTTGGAGAAATGTTTCGCAAAGGTGTGGAAACAATCACAGCATGGTTGGACACCAGTGAGATCTTAAGGATTGGGATCTGGGGGATGGGTGGCGTGGGTAAGACAACATTGGCGGACCACATCCATGATCACCTCCTTAAGAATACTCAATCCAAGGTTTATTGGATTTCTGTCTCCCAAGATTTTACCGTCAAAAGGCTGCAAGGTGACGTTGCTAAACGCTTAGGGCTTGATCTGTCAGACGTGGATGATGAAAAAGTAAGGGCACGTAGGTTGCGTGACGCATTCAAGAAAATGGAGGAAATGGTAGTGCTCATGTTGGATGATGTTTGGGAATACTTTTGTTTAGACAGCTTAGGGATTGATGCAAGAAATTGCAGACTGATTTTGACTACACGCTCATTAGAAGTGTGCAACCAGATGCGATGCCAAAGCAAATTTGAGTTGAAAACTTTGGACACAGAGGAAGCTTGGGGTTTGTTCGAGCGTACACTTGGCAGCGAGACCTTGCTTGATGGAGATTTGAAAGATACTGCCAAGTCCGTTGCGAAAAGGTATGATGGATTGCCTCTTGGTATTGTCACAGTGGCTGGGAGCATGAAAGGTGTGAACGAGATGTGCGAGTGGAGAAATGCATTGGAAGACTTGAAAGCATGTTCAGTAGGTCACGACAAGATGGAAAAGAAGGTGTTTCGCATCCTGGAATGGAGTTTCAATCGCCTGAATAAATGTGAAAGGAATTGCTTCTTGTATTGCTGTCTTTATCCGGAAGATAGTGATATAAAAAGAGAGGAACTAATTGACCTGTTTATTGGGGTGGAGCTGATGTCAAAACGGGAATCATGGTCAAAAGCAGTTGATCAAGGTCAAACGATATTAAACAAACTGATAAAAGTTTGCTTACTAGAAAAAACTACAGATTTCATAGGGGTTGACTGTGTGAAGATGCATGATTTGGTCAGAGATATGGCAATAAGGATCACGCATGGAAACTCCAAACCAGAGAGGAGCAGAGATGATGTACCACGATTCTTGGTGAAAAGCTTAAGACAGGAAGATTCAAAAGTAACAACAATGGAACAAGAAGAGTGGACCCAAGATCTCCATGCAGTCTCCTTCTATTCAGATATATTTCCACGTATAAAAATAGAAATTCCACCAGACTGGTCACCAAATTGTCCTAAGCTCTCAACCTTGCTTCTTTCTGATGTTTCCATAGAAGAAATCCCAGATTCATTCTTTCGGCACATGTGTGGACTTAAAGTTTTGAATCTATCTCGGTGCGAAGGTATAACAAAGCTGCCTAATTCTGTTTCAGACTTGGTGAATCTCACTGCCTTGATTTTGAGGGGTTGTATATGCCTCCGATCCGTGCCACCACTGGGAAAgcttaagcaattgagggatttGGACCTATCCAGAACTAAGATTGAGGATTTACCTAAAGGCTGGGAGTCACTGGTCAATCTCGAAAGGTTTAACTTGGACGAGTGTGAGTTTTTAAGTCAAAAGAAAATACCAAAAGGGACATTTTCCCAATTTCACCGTCTTCAACGGCTATTATTGCCACCCTATGGTAGCGTACAAGTTAATGATCCAGAAGTGTTGAACCAATTAGAAATTTTTGAAGGATGTTTGTCTTTGACGGACTTCTATAAAATTACTTGGTGGCCAAAATATTATCGTGTTTATATCAATGACATCTTAACTAAGGATCGGAAGGGGCGCATTTATTGTAGGAACCCGAAACAACTGTATTTCCATCAGTGTAAACTTGGTAGAGGATCAAACTATCTGCCAGATGACATGGAAGTTCTGACAATCAAGGATTGTGAGGGCATGGGCATTAGGTGCTTGTCAGATGTTTTTaagaattttataaatttaaaccACTTATCTCAATTGACTATTGTGGATTTGGTTGGAATAGAGCTCCTGCAATTGTCCTCTGCTGCTCCACATGATCAGTTGGAAGTCTCGTCTTTCAGTCCACTCCGTGGTCCTAAAATGCTAATCCTCATAAGGTTGCCAAATCTGGTTGGTCTTTTTTACGGAGAATCAGAACCATATTTGCTTCCAGCTGGCACCTTTTCTTCCCTCAAAGCATTGAGCATTTCTAAATGTCACAACATGAAGCAGCTATTCACGGTGCAGTTGCTGCAGAGCCTTCAAAATCTTGAAACATTAACAGTTGAAGATTGTGGGGGACTGGAGGAGATAGCAGCAGATGGCGATGGAGTAGGacaaggaggaggagaaggcaTCCAATTGACTTCAAGTGAAGGAGCCACCGCCACTGTCATCCTTCCGAAATTAAGGCGGTTGCGTCTGGATAACCTGCCACAACTGAAGAACATTTGCAAGGCAGCCATGATCTACAAATCAATTGAGGTTATCGTAATATTTAATTGTCCAAATTTAAAGAGGCTGCCTTCGTTTCTTTCCACCATCGACGGACCACCATATTTGCCTCCAGCTGGCACCTTTTCTTCCCTCAAAAAATTGAGCATTTCTGGATATCATGACATGAAGCAGCTATTCACGGTGCAGCTGCTGCAGAGCCTTCAAAATCTTGAAGAATTACACGTTTACAATTGTGAAGGACTGGAGGAGATAGCAGCAGATGGCAATGGAGCAGGacaaggaggaggagaaggcaCCCAATTGACTTCAAGTGAAGGAGGCACCGCTACTGTCACCCTTCCGAAATTACGGTGGTTGAATCTGGAAAACCTGCCACAACTGAAGAGCATTTGCAAGGCAGCCATGATCTGCGATTCAATCTCTGAGATTAACATATTCGGTTGTCCAAATTTAAAGAGGCTACCTTTGTTTCTTTCCACCATCGACGGACCACCATCTCTTCCTAGCACTCTTCGTAAAATCAGGGGAGATAAAGAATGGTGGGAATCATTAGAGTGGGACAATCTGTGTGCCAAAAAAGCCCTCGGCCCATTTTTTACCATAGATCGGTGGGATTGGTGA